The following are encoded in a window of Solidesulfovibrio magneticus RS-1 genomic DNA:
- a CDS encoding HU family DNA-binding protein: MNKGELIKAVGEKYNLDHEFAVEFVNSFFESIKQALVNGDRVEVRGFGSFAVKEYDGYTGRNPKTGIKVEVKPKKIPFFKTGRDFKNYLNRE, encoded by the coding sequence ATGAACAAGGGCGAGCTGATTAAGGCAGTCGGGGAGAAGTATAATCTCGACCATGAATTTGCTGTCGAATTTGTGAACTCTTTTTTTGAATCTATTAAGCAAGCTCTAGTCAATGGTGACCGTGTTGAAGTCCGTGGTTTCGGTTCCTTTGCAGTTAAAGAATATGATGGTTATACTGGTCGAAATCCAAAAACAGGAATTAAAGTGGAAGTAAAGCCGAAGAAAATCCCTTTTTTTAAAACTGGGAGGGATTTTAAAAATTATCTTAACCGTGAATAG
- the istB gene encoding IS21-like element helper ATPase IstB, protein MNPMPALEPALKQLRLSGILDSMEIRNKQAIEDGLSHVEFLAMLIQDEVARREQKKFSLRVRRAGFRSEKTLESFDFSYNPSINKALVLDLATCRFLEEKAPVLIVGPCGTGKSHIAQALGHAAARKGYEVLFTPVSKLLGMLQAAKATNSYDRKLSALAKTDVLIIDDFGLKPFKSSEDEDFHDLIAERYERFATVITSNLDFSEWGEAFNNKLLGAATLDRIRHGAYKVILEGRSYRSSREEAALKNLVAGAEENT, encoded by the coding sequence ATGAACCCTATGCCAGCGCTCGAGCCGGCACTCAAGCAGTTGCGCCTTTCCGGAATCTTGGACTCCATGGAAATACGCAATAAGCAAGCCATCGAGGATGGTCTGTCTCACGTGGAGTTTCTGGCCATGCTGATCCAGGACGAGGTGGCTCGCCGCGAACAGAAAAAGTTCTCGTTGCGCGTACGCCGGGCCGGCTTTCGCAGTGAAAAAACATTGGAAAGCTTCGACTTTAGCTACAATCCGTCCATCAACAAGGCGCTCGTCCTGGACTTGGCCACCTGTCGCTTCCTTGAGGAAAAGGCACCGGTGCTCATCGTCGGCCCCTGCGGCACCGGCAAAAGCCATATCGCCCAGGCCCTTGGTCATGCAGCCGCCCGAAAAGGGTACGAGGTGCTGTTTACGCCTGTCAGCAAGCTCCTGGGGATGCTCCAAGCGGCTAAAGCGACCAATTCCTACGATAGGAAACTGTCCGCCCTGGCCAAAACGGACGTACTCATCATTGACGACTTTGGATTGAAACCCTTTAAGTCCTCGGAGGATGAAGACTTTCACGACCTGATCGCCGAGCGTTACGAGCGCTTTGCTACGGTTATCACCAGCAATCTGGACTTCTCCGAATGGGGGGAGGCCTTCAACAACAAACTGCTCGGAGCGGCGACCTTGGACCGGATCAGACACGGGGCGTACAAAGTCATCCTTGAAGGAAGGAGCTATCGAAGCTCCCGAGAGGAAGCGGCGCTCAAAAACCTCGTTGCCGGTGCGGAGGAAAACACCTAA
- a CDS encoding MucR family transcriptional regulator — MEEYIQSALDIVKAQASARPMTEDEIISMVKSVAKGIAAVSTGQLATIDADAAAPAMDPKKAIKEASITCLECGKSFKVITKKHLASHGLTSEEYKAKYGYKKTQALACKSLARERRTKMKDMKLWERRTKSKAE; from the coding sequence ATGGAAGAGTATATCCAGAGCGCCCTTGATATCGTGAAGGCCCAGGCTAGCGCCAGGCCCATGACAGAAGATGAAATCATCAGCATGGTCAAGTCAGTCGCCAAAGGTATTGCTGCTGTCAGCACTGGCCAGCTTGCTACCATTGATGCTGATGCTGCCGCACCGGCCATGGACCCGAAAAAGGCCATCAAGGAAGCATCCATCACCTGCCTTGAGTGCGGCAAGTCCTTCAAGGTCATCACCAAGAAGCACTTGGCCTCCCATGGCCTCACCTCCGAGGAATATAAGGCAAAATACGGCTATAAGAAGACTCAGGCCCTTGCGTGCAAGTCCTTGGCTCGGGAACGCCGCACTAAGATGAAGGACATGAAACTCTGGGAACGGCGGACCAAGAGCAAAGCTGAATAG